A section of the Flavobacterium sp. CG_23.5 genome encodes:
- a CDS encoding dimethylarginine dimethylaminohydrolase family protein: MLELNIKNETSRLRAVVLGSATHNGPTPKADEAYDPKSLEHVLAGTYPVEEDMVNEIEAFSTVLKKYNVTVFRPEMIENYNQIFTRDIGFVIDDVFIKSNILPERERELDAIQYVIDQMDPKKVVRPPEEVHIEGGDVILWNDYIFIGTYKGSDYKDYITARTNVQGVQYIKDLFPNKIVKEFDLVKSKIEARDNALHLDCCFQPVGKAKGIIYKSGFREEADYLFLVNLFGKENLFHITREEMYDMNSNVFSIDTDVVVSEKNFTRLNNWFRTNGFTVEEIPYAEIAKQEGLLRCSTLPLIRD, from the coding sequence ATGCTTGAGTTAAATATAAAGAATGAAACTTCAAGACTGCGGGCTGTAGTTTTGGGTTCTGCAACACACAACGGCCCTACACCTAAAGCAGATGAAGCCTATGATCCAAAATCATTAGAGCATGTATTGGCAGGAACATATCCGGTTGAGGAAGATATGGTCAATGAAATTGAAGCATTCAGTACGGTTTTGAAGAAATATAATGTTACCGTTTTTCGTCCTGAAATGATTGAAAATTACAATCAAATATTTACGAGGGATATTGGATTCGTCATTGATGATGTTTTTATTAAGTCAAATATTTTACCAGAAAGAGAACGCGAATTAGATGCGATTCAATATGTGATTGACCAAATGGATCCTAAAAAAGTCGTGCGTCCTCCAGAAGAAGTCCATATTGAAGGTGGTGATGTGATTCTGTGGAATGACTATATTTTTATTGGAACATACAAAGGAAGCGATTACAAAGACTATATTACAGCACGGACAAATGTTCAAGGAGTACAATACATTAAAGATTTATTTCCAAATAAAATTGTCAAAGAATTCGATTTGGTTAAATCAAAAATAGAAGCTAGAGACAATGCCTTACATCTTGATTGTTGTTTTCAACCTGTTGGGAAGGCCAAAGGAATTATTTACAAAAGTGGATTTCGTGAAGAGGCAGATTATTTATTTCTTGTGAACCTTTTTGGAAAAGAGAATTTATTTCACATCACTCGAGAAGAAATGTATGATATGAATTCGAATGTTTTTTCTATTGATACTGATGTTGTCGTTTCAGAAAAGAACTTTACTCGATTAAACAATTGGTTTCGAACTAATGGTTTTACCGTTGAAGAAATTCCATATGCCGAAATTGCTAAACAAGAAGGATTATTGCGATGTTCTACTTTGCCTTTAATTAGAGATTAA
- a CDS encoding citrate synthase encodes MSKTAILEIDSKKFELPIITGSENEVAIDISKLRDLSGIITLDPGYKNSGSCTSEITFLDGELGILRYRGYSIEDLAGKGHFLEVSYLVIFGELPTAAQLEDFETHIRKYTLVNEEMKNIIDGFPKTAHPMGVLAALTSALTAFNPKSVNVENEKEMYEAVCKTMGKFLVIATWTYRKSMGYPLNYYDNTKGYVENFMRLMFELPTEPYTPNPVVVDALDKLFILHADHEQNCSTSTVRMVGSSHAGLFASISAGVSALWGPLHGGANQAVLEMLEEIHRTGGDADKYLEKSKDKNDPFRLMGFGHRVYKNFDPRAKIIKKAADEVLATLGVDDPILAIAKKLEESALVDEYFVSRKLYPNVDFYSGIIYRALGIPTDMFTVMFAIGRLPGWIAQWKEMRENKEPIGRPRQIYTGHPLRDFKTSDKR; translated from the coding sequence ATGTCGAAAACAGCAATATTAGAGATTGATAGTAAGAAATTTGAACTGCCTATAATCACAGGAAGTGAAAATGAAGTTGCTATTGATATTAGTAAATTACGTGATTTGTCAGGAATAATTACTCTTGATCCAGGTTACAAAAATTCAGGTTCATGTACTAGCGAAATCACTTTCCTAGATGGAGAACTTGGAATTCTTCGTTACAGAGGATATTCAATTGAGGATTTAGCCGGAAAAGGACATTTTCTTGAAGTGTCTTATTTGGTTATTTTTGGTGAGTTGCCTACAGCGGCCCAATTGGAAGATTTTGAAACCCATATAAGAAAATACACTTTAGTCAATGAGGAAATGAAAAACATCATTGATGGATTTCCAAAAACGGCACACCCAATGGGTGTCTTGGCTGCATTGACAAGCGCTTTGACAGCTTTTAATCCGAAGTCAGTAAATGTTGAGAATGAAAAGGAAATGTATGAAGCTGTTTGTAAAACCATGGGTAAATTCTTGGTTATTGCAACTTGGACATATAGAAAAAGCATGGGCTATCCTTTAAATTATTACGATAATACTAAAGGTTATGTAGAGAATTTCATGCGATTAATGTTTGAATTACCTACCGAACCTTATACGCCAAATCCAGTAGTTGTAGATGCATTAGATAAATTGTTTATTCTTCACGCTGATCATGAACAAAACTGTTCTACATCAACGGTTAGAATGGTGGGTTCTTCTCACGCAGGTTTATTTGCTTCAATCTCAGCAGGAGTTTCTGCACTTTGGGGACCTTTACATGGAGGAGCTAACCAGGCAGTTCTTGAAATGCTGGAAGAAATTCACAGAACAGGTGGCGACGCTGATAAATATTTGGAGAAATCCAAAGATAAAAATGATCCATTCCGTTTAATGGGATTTGGTCACAGAGTATATAAAAATTTCGACCCAAGAGCAAAAATTATTAAAAAAGCGGCCGATGAAGTTTTAGCAACTTTGGGTGTTGATGATCCAATTCTTGCCATTGCCAAAAAATTAGAAGAATCTGCACTAGTTGATGAGTATTTTGTTTCAAGAAAATTATATCCAAACGTAGATTTTTATTCTGGAATTATATACAGAGCTTTAGGAATTCCTACTGATATGTTTACAGTAATGTTTGCTATCGGTCGTTTACCTGGCTGGATTGCACAGTGGAAAGAAATGCGTGAAAACAAAGAACCTATAGGAAGACCTAGACAGATTTACACAGGTCATCCTTTACGAGATTTCAAAACATCTGATAAAAGATAA
- the eno gene encoding phosphopyruvate hydratase, producing the protein MSIIIKIHARQIFDSRGNPTIEVDVITDNGVLGRAAVPSGASTGEHEAVELRDGGKAFLGKGVMNAVNNVNSIISEELLGVSVFEQNVIDQMMIDLDGTPNKSNLGANAILGVSLAVAKAAANELGLPLYRYIGGVSANTLPVPMMNIINGGSHSDAPIAFQEFMIIPVKATTFTQAMQMGTEIFHSLKKVLHDRGLSTAVGDEGGFAPNLAGGTEDALDTIKKAVESAGYKFGDEIMVALDCAASEFYVNGKYDYTKFEGETGKIRSSEEQADYLAELAAKYPIISIEDGMYEDDWDGWKYLTEKIGDKVQLVGDDLFVTNVKRLSTGIEKGIANSILVKVNQIGTLTETIAAVNMAKNAGYTSVMSHRSGETEDNTIADLAVALNCGQIKTGSASRSDRMAKYNQLLRIEEELGNTAYFPGKDAFKIK; encoded by the coding sequence ATGAGTATAATTATCAAAATTCACGCAAGACAAATTTTCGATTCTAGAGGAAATCCTACTATAGAAGTAGATGTAATTACAGATAATGGTGTGTTAGGAAGAGCGGCAGTGCCATCTGGTGCTTCTACTGGAGAGCATGAAGCAGTTGAATTACGTGATGGAGGAAAAGCATTTCTTGGAAAAGGAGTTATGAATGCTGTGAATAATGTTAATAGCATAATCTCAGAAGAACTTTTGGGAGTTTCTGTTTTCGAACAAAATGTTATTGATCAAATGATGATTGATTTAGATGGTACGCCAAATAAATCCAACTTAGGAGCAAATGCCATCTTGGGAGTTTCTTTAGCTGTTGCAAAAGCGGCTGCTAATGAATTAGGATTGCCTTTATACAGATATATAGGAGGAGTTTCGGCTAATACATTGCCAGTACCAATGATGAATATCATCAATGGTGGATCTCATTCTGATGCGCCAATCGCATTTCAGGAATTTATGATTATACCAGTAAAGGCTACTACTTTTACTCAAGCGATGCAGATGGGGACAGAAATTTTTCATAGTCTTAAAAAAGTATTACATGACAGAGGACTTTCAACTGCCGTTGGGGATGAAGGTGGTTTTGCACCAAATCTTGCCGGTGGAACTGAAGATGCATTGGATACCATAAAAAAAGCGGTAGAATCTGCTGGATATAAATTTGGAGATGAAATTATGGTTGCTTTAGACTGTGCTGCTTCAGAATTTTATGTAAACGGAAAATACGATTATACTAAATTTGAAGGAGAAACAGGTAAAATAAGATCTTCGGAAGAACAAGCTGATTATTTAGCTGAATTAGCTGCCAAATATCCAATTATTTCTATCGAGGACGGAATGTACGAAGATGACTGGGATGGTTGGAAATACCTAACGGAAAAAATTGGAGACAAAGTGCAATTAGTAGGGGATGATTTATTTGTAACAAATGTGAAACGTTTATCTACAGGGATTGAAAAAGGAATTGCTAATTCAATATTAGTGAAAGTAAACCAAATAGGAACTTTAACAGAAACCATCGCAGCTGTAAATATGGCTAAAAATGCGGGTTATACTTCAGTAATGTCACACCGTTCTGGAGAAACTGAAGATAATACAATTGCAGATTTAGCAGTAGCTTTAAATTGTGGTCAAATTAAAACCGGTTCCGCTTCTCGTTCTGATCGTATGGCAAAATACAATCAATTATTAAGAATTGAAGAGGAACTTGGAAATACAGCTTATTTCCCAGGTAAAGACGCCTTTAAAATAAAATAA
- a CDS encoding erythromycin esterase family protein: MKTTKKPNSHNNSEEIEELLKINSTSLENLSDLDPLIDLIGDAKYVLLGDASHGTHEYYTWRAKITQRLIQEKGFSFVGVEGDWPDCYRLNRFAKGYTNSGTDIYNVLNEFKRWPTWMWANWEIAAFIDWLKAYNVDLPADKRIGFYGLDVYSFRESMNSIVQYLEKNDPKALAIAKAAMECFEPYNKDEGQSYARASSFVPELCEKEILHLLTEILKNVPNYNHDAENVLSTEQNAFIARNAEKYYRAMIKRGSASWNIRDEHMVSTIERLMQFHGKEAKIIVWEHNTHIGDARATDMAADGMVNVGQLLREQYSTEGVIAVGFGSYKGSVIAGREWGDSMRKIKVPEAVEGSWEHSFHLASKGQNKLLIMNKIKEEKCLSSYIGHRAIGVVYNPEHERFGNYVPTILPKRYDAFIFLDETSALHPINIKPDRIQIPETYPFGM, encoded by the coding sequence ATGAAAACAACTAAAAAACCAAACAGTCATAACAATTCTGAGGAAATTGAAGAGTTATTAAAAATAAATTCGACTTCATTAGAAAATTTAAGCGATTTAGATCCTTTGATTGATCTTATTGGAGATGCAAAATATGTTCTGCTAGGTGATGCTTCTCATGGAACACATGAATATTACACTTGGAGAGCAAAAATAACACAACGCCTCATTCAGGAAAAGGGATTTTCTTTCGTAGGAGTAGAAGGCGATTGGCCCGACTGTTATCGATTAAATCGTTTTGCAAAAGGATATACAAATTCAGGGACAGATATTTACAATGTACTTAATGAATTTAAAAGATGGCCAACATGGATGTGGGCAAATTGGGAAATAGCAGCATTCATAGATTGGCTCAAAGCCTATAACGTAGATCTTCCGGCTGATAAAAGAATCGGGTTTTACGGATTAGATGTATACAGTTTTAGAGAATCCATGAATTCAATCGTTCAATATTTAGAAAAAAATGATCCAAAAGCACTCGCAATCGCAAAAGCAGCAATGGAATGTTTCGAACCTTACAACAAAGATGAAGGACAATCTTATGCGAGAGCCTCCTCATTTGTTCCAGAATTATGTGAAAAGGAAATACTTCATCTGCTTACTGAAATATTAAAAAATGTTCCCAATTATAATCATGATGCAGAAAACGTTTTGAGCACGGAGCAAAACGCATTCATTGCCAGAAACGCTGAAAAATACTATCGAGCCATGATAAAAAGAGGCTCAGCTTCTTGGAATATTCGTGACGAGCATATGGTTTCCACCATTGAACGGCTTATGCAATTCCATGGAAAGGAAGCTAAAATAATAGTTTGGGAACACAACACACATATTGGTGATGCTCGTGCTACGGATATGGCAGCTGACGGCATGGTAAATGTTGGGCAATTATTGAGAGAACAATATTCAACTGAAGGAGTAATAGCGGTAGGGTTTGGGTCCTATAAAGGAAGTGTAATTGCAGGCAGAGAATGGGGAGATTCCATGCGAAAAATAAAAGTCCCCGAAGCCGTTGAAGGCAGTTGGGAGCATTCCTTCCATCTTGCAAGCAAAGGACAAAACAAATTACTAATAATGAATAAAATAAAAGAGGAAAAATGTTTATCGTCCTATATAGGACATCGAGCAATAGGAGTTGTTTATAATCCAGAGCATGAAAGATTTGGAAATTATGTTCCTACAATTTTGCCAAAGCGATACGATGCTTTTATATTTCTTGATGAAACTAGCGCATTGCACCCAATAAATATCAAGCCCGATCGAATTCAAATTCCAGAAACATATCCATTCGGTATGTAA
- the carA gene encoding glutamine-hydrolyzing carbamoyl-phosphate synthase small subunit, with protein sequence MKYTTRQSAILLLSDGTIFHGKSIGISGTTFGEVCFNTGMTGYQEIFTDPSYFGQIMVATNAHIGNYGVNDKEIESESIKISGLVCKNFSFNYSREDASGSLEEYFIKQNLICISDVDTRALVSYIRDNGAMNAVICTDGTSIEELKIALAKVPDMNGLELASNVSTKEPYFFGDENATYKISALDLGIKMNILRNLAKRDCFIKVFPFDSTYEDMASFNPDGYFLSNGPGDPEPLASAIQVAKDILENNKPLFGICLGHQVIGLANGVSTYKMFNGHRGINHPVKNIITGKGEITSQNHGFAVNKEELDNHPDLEITHLHLNDGTVAGMRMKNKNCFSVQYHPEASPGPHDSSYLFDQFIENIKG encoded by the coding sequence ATGAAATATACAACACGACAAAGCGCCATTCTTCTATTAAGTGACGGAACCATATTCCATGGGAAATCTATTGGAATCAGTGGAACCACTTTTGGAGAAGTTTGCTTTAATACAGGGATGACAGGTTACCAAGAAATATTTACAGATCCATCTTATTTTGGTCAAATAATGGTAGCTACCAATGCACATATTGGAAATTATGGAGTAAATGATAAGGAAATTGAGTCTGAGAGTATTAAAATTTCAGGTTTAGTTTGTAAAAATTTTAGTTTTAACTATTCACGAGAAGATGCTTCGGGGAGTTTAGAAGAGTATTTTATAAAACAGAACCTTATTTGTATATCAGATGTTGATACACGTGCACTTGTAAGCTATATTCGTGACAACGGCGCTATGAATGCAGTTATTTGTACGGATGGAACTTCAATTGAGGAATTGAAAATAGCTTTAGCTAAAGTTCCAGATATGAATGGCTTAGAATTAGCTTCTAATGTATCTACAAAGGAGCCATATTTTTTTGGAGATGAAAATGCAACCTATAAGATATCTGCTCTTGATTTAGGAATTAAAATGAATATCCTTCGTAATCTTGCCAAAAGAGATTGTTTCATCAAAGTTTTTCCTTTCGATTCAACTTATGAAGACATGGCATCATTTAATCCTGATGGCTATTTTTTATCTAACGGACCTGGTGATCCAGAACCTTTGGCAAGTGCCATTCAAGTAGCAAAAGATATTCTTGAAAATAACAAACCTCTATTTGGAATTTGTTTAGGACATCAAGTAATTGGTTTGGCAAACGGAGTTTCGACTTATAAAATGTTTAATGGTCATAGAGGAATAAACCATCCTGTGAAAAATATAATTACAGGAAAAGGAGAAATTACTTCTCAAAACCATGGTTTTGCCGTAAACAAAGAAGAGTTGGACAATCATCCTGATTTAGAAATCACACATCTTCATCTTAACGATGGAACGGTTGCTGGTATGCGTATGAAAAACAAAAATTGTTTCTCTGTGCAATATCATCCGGAAGCAAGCCCTGGACCTCATGATTCTTCTTATTTATTTGATCAATTTATTGAGAATATTAAAGGGTAA